Proteins found in one Pseudorasbora parva isolate DD20220531a chromosome 11, ASM2467924v1, whole genome shotgun sequence genomic segment:
- the mrnip gene encoding LOW QUALITY PROTEIN: MRN complex-interacting protein (The sequence of the model RefSeq protein was modified relative to this genomic sequence to represent the inferred CDS: inserted 1 base in 1 codon), which produces MGQEFHVLRCFSCQVFQVQQVKKSKRWACKVCXEKQSLVKEFGRGGAADCRRHVQKLNALRGRLQEVTTGSQPGSDEEGESEAVDGDVMENSEEAPHPISRWSKYTDPAAEGPDDEDEEEEQNIYTEPQRSRKRRKISTVKPFSGAPDVCEDEESPTGMKRPYLQDRRWRTDGNKASASCSTNLPSAPRDELNNRREEKRGRLASLGESSESRWEKFLSPPDEDEYDHALPQYDDNTLPYFTAEERTYPPDENTSGVADGSLSSISDTRTSKPSGFSLPPPCLKLSFNPMFLTDEDFDDTI; this is translated from the exons ATGGGTCAAGAGTTTCATGTTCTGCGGTGTTTTTCCTGTCAGGTCTTTCAAGTACAGCAG GTGAAGAAGAGTAAGAGATGGGCGTgcaaagtgt gtgagaagcAGTCTCTGGTGAAG gaGTTCGGTCGGGGTGGAGCCGCCGACTGCAGAAGGCATGTTCAGAAGCTCAATGCCCTGCGAGGGCGACTGCAGGAGGTCACCACGGGGTCACAGCC GGGATCGGATGAAGAGGGTGAGAGTGAAGCTGTGGATGGAGATGTGATGGAGAACTCTGAG GAAGCGCCTCATCCCATCAGCCGCTGGAGTAAATACACAGATCCCGCAGCTGAGGGTCCagatgatgaagatgaggaagaagagcagaaCATTTATACCGAACCACAGAGATCCAG AAAAAGGAGGAAAATCTCCACTGTAAAGCCTTTTTCTGGCGCTCCTGATGTGTGTGAGGATGAGGAGTCTCCGACTGGGATGAAGAGACCGTATCtg CAGGACCGCAGGTGGAGGACCGATGGGAATAAAGCATCTGCTTCCTGTAGCACAAATCTCCCATCAGCCCCTCGGGATGAGCTCAATAACAGGAGAGAAGAGAAAAGAGGACGTCTAGCTTCGCTTGGGGAAAGCTCTGAGTCCAGATGGGAGAAGTTCCTCTCTCCGCCGGATGAGGACGAGTATGATCACGCTTTGCCTCAGTATGATGATAACACACTGCCTTATTTCACTGCAGAAGAGCGCACATATCCTCCGGATGAAAACACGAGCGGTGTTGCAGATGGAAGTCTTTCCAGTATATCCGACACTCGCACCTCCAAGCCTTCGGGATTTAGTCTGCCTCCGCCATGTTTAAAGCTCTCCTTTAACCCCATGTTCCTCACCGATGAAGACTTCGACGACACGATTTAA